A stretch of Palaemon carinicauda isolate YSFRI2023 chromosome 36, ASM3689809v2, whole genome shotgun sequence DNA encodes these proteins:
- the LOC137628427 gene encoding cuticle protein AMP2-like isoform X2, with product MNSAIIAFFGILAVSLASAQTQDRVVALLRDDRVDQGDGNFNYAFAADNGLEMEVVGAPGAEGAVGMRGFYVLPLESGGVARVEFVADAAGFQPSSDILPTPHPLPEHVFELLEIAEEFRRQGVQFDNQGRRLN from the exons ATGAACTCA gCGATCATTGCCTTCTTTGGTATCCTGGCCGTGTCCCTGGCCTCTGCACAGACCCAGGACCGCGTCGTGGCCCTCCTTCGGGATGACAGAGTCGACCAGGGCGACGGCAACTTCAACTACGCCTTCGCAGCTGACAACGGCCTCGAGATGGAAGTGGTGGGCGCCCCTGGAGCCGAGGGTGCCGTCGGCATGAGAGGATTCTACGT ACTTCCCCTGGAAAGCGGAGGAGTGGCCCGAGTGGAATTCGTGGCCGATGCCgctggattccagccttccagcgATATCCTGCCTACGCCTCATCCCCTTCCAGAACACGTCTTCGAACTGCTGGAAATCGCCGAGGAATTCCGCCGACAGGGAGTCCAGTTTGACAACCAGGGACGTCGCCTCAACTAG
- the LOC137628427 gene encoding cuticle protein AMP2-like isoform X3, translated as MNSAIIAFFGILAVSLASAQTQDRVVALLRDDRVDQGDGNFNYAFAADNGLEMEVVGAPGAEGAVGMRGFYVLPLESGGVARVEFVADAAGFQPSSDILPTPHPLPEHVFELLEIAEEFRRQGVQFDNQGRRLN; from the exons gCGATCATTGCCTTCTTTGGTATCCTGGCCGTGTCCCTGGCCTCTGCACAGACCCAGGACCGCGTCGTGGCCCTCCTTCGGGATGACAGAGTCGACCAGGGCGACGGCAACTTCAACTACGCCTTCGCAGCTGACAACGGCCTCGAGATGGAAGTGGTGGGCGCCCCTGGAGCCGAGGGTGCCGTCGGCATGAGAGGATTCTACGT ACTTCCCCTGGAAAGCGGAGGAGTGGCCCGAGTGGAATTCGTGGCCGATGCCgctggattccagccttccagcgATATCCTGCCTACGCCTCATCCCCTTCCAGAACACGTCTTCGAACTGCTGGAAATCGCCGAGGAATTCCGCCGACAGGGAGTCCAGTTTGACAACCAGGGACGTCGCCTCAACTAG